A DNA window from Etheostoma spectabile isolate EspeVRDwgs_2016 unplaced genomic scaffold, UIUC_Espe_1.0 scaffold00001696, whole genome shotgun sequence contains the following coding sequences:
- the LOC116675227 gene encoding uncharacterized protein LOC116675227 isoform X1, with product MEVIEAVKETAGFDKEKNCYKTPSLALKIGHSLLKVSDIIHCHALMAGDDNLIKSSKAFQKLYTAKWSEYISHCALSTISDLKYNKTAKLPLTDDVMKFNKHLDKTVESATAALKKETTVQNYSSLAKAALTKIVLFNRRRVGEVSKMKLRHFLERNKETNSLDELGLSECEKKLCNYFERVELKGKRDRKVAVLLTPKMVNGLNIMIEKRKECGVPDQNEYLFAVPNCLTYYRGHQCLRQLADECGAKRPEYLRSTQLRKDIATTSQILNLKSNELDQLADFMGHDISVHRQFYRLSEPTIQSAKISKLLLALEKGKMHELKGKSLDEIEDVTDDDDESEEEQTFTTNIHNKAEVDCPRELNDMDTPDADGLPPVHNVRKDKTRRPWTKAEEKAVLRHFKSHIIKGHLASKKECVVCKECEQPALKNRTCQNIRDFVRNKGLTFKRQNRHPH from the exons ATGGAAGTAATTGAAGCAGTAAAAGAAACAGCAGGATTTGATAAAGAAAAGAACTGTTACAAAACTCCAAGCCTTGCACTTAAAATTGGACACTCACTGTTGAAAGTGAGTGACATCATTCATTGTCATGCTCTTATGGCTGGAGATGACAACTTGATTAAATCCTCAAAGGCGTTTCAGAAGCTTTATACTGCAAAGTGGTCGGAGTACATATCCCACTGTGCCTTAAGCACCATTAGTGACCTGAAATATAACAAAACAGCCAAATTACCGCTCACTGATGATGTAATGAAATTTAACAAGCATCTTGACAAAACTGTTGAATCAGCAACTGCTGCATTGAAGAAGGAGACAACAGTGCAGAACTACTCCAGCCTTGCAAAAGCCGCATTGACCAAGATTGTCCTTTTCAATAGAAGACGTGTTGGGGAGGTCTCAAAGATGAAACTGAGACACTTTctggaaagaaacaaagaaacaaacagccTTGATGAATTGGGGCTGTCAGAGTGTGAAAAGAAactctgcaactattttgagcgtgttgaactAAAAGGAAAAAGGGATAGAAAGGTAGCAGTGCTGCTGACACCTAAGATGGTAAATGGACTCAACATTATGattgagaagaggaaagaatGTGGTGTCCCAGACCAAAATGAATACTTGTTTGCTGTACCAAATTGTCTGACTTACTACAGAGGACATCAGTGTCTCAGACAGCTCGCAGATGAGTGTGGTGCCAAGAGGCCAGAGTATCTACGATCAACTCAACTGCGCAAAGACATAGCGACCACATCACAAATCCTGAACTTGAAGAGCAATGAACTAGATCAGCTTGCTGATTTTATGGGGCACGATATATCAGTACATAGACAGTTCTACCGTCTGTCAGAGCCTACCATACAGAGTGCCAAAATTTCCAAGTTGCTCCTTGCACTGGAAAAGGGAAAGATGCATGAGCTTAAAGGAAAATCTCTTGACGAAATTGAAG ATGtcacagatgatgatgatgagagtgAGGAGGAACAAACATTCACAACAAACATTCACAACAAAGCAGAGGTAGATTGTCCTCGTGAACTGAACG ACATGGACACTCCTGATGCAGATGGACTCCCTCCTGTACATAATG taCGCAAAGACAAGACACGAAGACCATGGaccaaagcagaagaaaaagctGTGCTGAGACATTTCAAGTCTCACATAATTAAAGGTCATTTAGCATCAAAGAAGGAGTGTGTGGTTTGCAAAGAATGTGAACAGCCAGCACTGAAAAATAGAACATGCCAAAACATTAGAGACTTTGTGAGAAACAAGGGGCTGACTTTTAAGCGCCAAAACCGCCACCCACACTAA